The following nucleotide sequence is from Halobacillus mangrovi.
CTTGCAGGTCAAAAATTCCCTTTTGCATTTCAGAAACCTCATCAGGGGAGAAGAAGTTTTCTATTTGTAGAAATCCATTTTTTTGATAGAAATTGATTTGTTCATCAGATAACGGGCCTTTATCTTTAGACAGGTCCGAATGGATGACTGGATCCTTGCGTTCAATAATCTCTGGCTTACTATTCTTACGGGAAGGATAGAGATCTTCCATGTTTACTAACACTCCTTGTAAAAGATAAATTTCTCCTTAAAGCCTTTTCGAACGATTGTAAATAATAGGGAACTCTCCACGTACACCGCATATTCCCACTAGAATAGCAAATAAACACCTGATTTTGAGAAAATTTAAACAAGAAACCTTTGGAACCCTGGCATGTCGGTCGAAGGGGAGGGTTGTAAAATTTTTATATATTTGTATAGTATTTATTGGTTAATAGATCTATTAAATAATTCTATTAAATTATATTAATAAAAGGTTTTTAAATATAGCCATGCTCTTAATAGGACAGACTCTGCATGAATAGCATGAGATATAGAGACTGCTTGTGAGGTGAGCGTGGCGTGCAAATACATGTGGTGAAATCTGGAGAGTCCCTATGGGGAATAGCTCGGTCTTATCGCTCTGATATGAATCAAATCATTTTACTCAATCAATTGGAGAACCCTGATGTATTAGTTGTTGGGCAAGCACTGGTCATTCCAGAGGGGGGAAGGGAATATGTCGTTCAAGCTGGAGATTCTCTTTGGGCGATTGCCCAGCGTTTTGGTATTTCTGTTCAGCAGCTTGCGGAATTCAATCAAATCTCTGATCCTTCCTTGATCTTTATTGGAGATCTGTTGGTGCTTCCATACTTTCCTCATACTGTTCAACCTGGAGACAGTGTATGGAGCCTATCTCAACGGTACGGAATTTCAGCCGAACGAATGATTCAAGTGAACGGGCTGACCAATCCTTCTTTGCTTTACGTCGGGCAGACGTTGTATATCCCAAGAAAACCGAGACCTGTAAAAGAAATCAATGCGTACACGACCAGAACAAGTGCAGCCGGGAGGAACGAGGTCCTTGCTCTTGGCAGGAACTTCACGTATTTGTCCCCTTTTACTTATGGGGTTAGAGAAGATGGTTCCATTACAGAGATGAATGAAGAGTCTGTTCTACAAGCGGCAAAAGCGAATAATGTTGCGCCTCTAATGGTATTAACGAATTTCACCAATGGATCGTTCAGCTCCGATAAAGCGGCGGCGATTTTGAGAAACCCTGACCTGCAGGAAACGTTGATTACTAACATCCTTGCTAAGATGGAGGAAAAAGGATATACAGGTTTAAACATTGATTTTGAATATGTTTATCCGGAGGACAGGGAAAACTACAATAATTTTCTTCGAAGAGTAGTGGCTAGGCTGCGGCCAGCAGGGTATACCGTTTCTACAGCCGTTGCACCAAAGATTAAAGCGGATCAGCAAGGGTTATTATATGAGGCACATGATTACCCAGCTCATGGGGAGATTCTCGATTTTGTTGTCATCATGACGTATGAATGGGGATGGGCGGGAGGCAGACCATGGGCGATTGCCCCGATCAACAAGGTAAGAGAGGTATTGGATTATGCGGTAACTGCCATACCGAGGGATAAAATTATGATGGGCGTGCCCTTGTACGGCCGTGATTGGAAAATCCCATGGGTGGAAGGTACATTCGCTCGAACGGTAAGTCCAAAAGAAGCCGTACAGCTTGCAGCCAAGTACGGTGTAGAGATACAGTATGACGAGACTTATCAATCTCCTTATTTCCGTTATAGAGATGAATCAGGGCAGGATCATGAAGTATGGTTTGAAGATGCCCGTAGTATGCAGGTTAAGTATGACGCGATTACGAACTATGGTTTGAGAGGCGGCAGTTACTGGGTGCTGGGAAACCCTTTCCCGCAAAACTGGCCGGTATTACGCGATAACTTTACAGTGAGAAAAGTTTAAAATAAGCAAAGTGTGCTCCAGTCCAGATTACAAGATAAATTGGTTTCTTTCCCGTTTCAATAGATAGAAACAGGAGGGCCGGGAAATGACTCGCTTTCCGCGGGCATGCGGTGAGCCTCCTCGAGCTATCGCTCTCCGGGGTCTCACCTGTCATGCTCATCCCACAGAAGTCTCGCCAATTCCCGGCCCTCCTTACGATTGATCGGATAACGGAAACGCTCCAGATTTCCCAATGGAAGGTATATTGCAAAAAACCTTTCGATAAGCTCTAATACTGTCATTTGCAGAGGATTCTCCTTAATAGAGAACCTTGTCATAACCTTAATACTCATGCATATAAATGGGGTCGTTCATCACAGAACAGATGGGTGGCTGGAAAACGGCGAGACTCCCGCGGGAGAAGGATCTAGGCGAGACCCCACAATGAGCACAGCGACTTAGGAGGCTTGCCAGTTCCCCCGCAGGAAAGCGAGTCGTTTTCCTGCCACCCCTTCACTTATTACGTAACGGACCCATGAAAGCCTCAAAACTGAGTACTCAGGAATAGAGGGCTTATCTTGAATGAAAATTGTTACAACTTAAACGACTACAAAACCCTTAGAGCATATAAGCTCTGATGGTTTTACTTTCTTTATGAAAGGATTAGCCAAGCGCCACATCCAACGTCATCATCACCGCAAAACCAAGCATAAGGCTGATCGATGCAAGATTGACATTCCCTTTTTCATGCGAACCAGGAATGATCTCTTTTGCGACAACGAAGATCATTGCACCTGCAGCAAAGCTAAGCGCGTAAGGCAGAATGGGTTCAATCGCAATAACAGCAAAGGCCCCTATGACCGCAGCGATCGGTTCCACCATACCGGAAAATTGACCGAACATGAAACTTTTCTTTTTCCCCATTCCGTCCCGGTGTAACGGCATGGATACAGCCGTACCTTCTGGGAAGTTCTGAATACCAATTCCAATTGCGAGTGCCATTGCACCTGCTAGTGTCGATTCTGTAACGTTGGAAGCAAGCGCTCCGAACGCCACACCGACCGCTAGCCCTTCAGGAATATTGTGAAGCGTCATAGAAAAGACGAGCAGAGCTGTACGATTCTTCGCTCGGTTATCTTTAATATCATGCAAATAGCGATCCGTGTTAAGAGCCGGCAACATACGGTCAATGAAAAGCAGCAAAACACCACCTAATAGAAAACCGACAACAGCCGGAATCCAGGATGGAACGGCCCCGTCAGAAGACATTTCGATCGCCGGTGCAAGTAGTGACCAGTAACTGGCTGCAATCATGACCCCACCTGCGAAGGCGAGCATACTATCTAAAAATTTCTGATTCGCTCCTTTAACAAAAAACACGAGTGAGGCACCTAAAGCCGTCATCCCCCATGTAAATAATGTACCGATCAATGCTTGCATGACTGGGTTGAGTTCTTTGAATGCTTCAATCATGTCTTTCACCTCTCAATGTTGATGTATTCTTTAAAAGTTGCGTATAGGAAACTTTTATTTATGTGGCCATTTTACATGGAGGGGCGAAATACGTCAAATGTCTTGTTTCATTCGCTTTAATAAGACTACAAAAAAGAGAGCTGATCAGTCTCAGCTCTCTTTTTTCATACTCAAATCATTTACCTCTATACCCCTGGCGGAAAACTTCCTGAACCCTGTGCGTGGTGATATAGGTGGTAGGATCAATCTCTTCTATAAACTTTTTCAATTGAATGATCTCGCGTTTATTAATGACGATATACAACACATTCTTATTTGTATTGGTGTATCCTCCTTTAGCTTCAAGGACAGTGACTCCACGGGACATTCGGTTTGTAATGGTTTGGAGGATCTCTTCGTGAGAATCCGAGATGATCATGACAGCCGTTCGTTCTTCGGTCCCCTCAATAATGGCATCGATGATTTTCGCTCCTACGTAGACCGCCACTAACGTATACATGGCACGTTCTTTTCCAATCACAAAAGATGAGGCCACTATGACCGTGATGTCTATGATTAACATCGC
It contains:
- a CDS encoding ZIP family metal transporter, which encodes MIEAFKELNPVMQALIGTLFTWGMTALGASLVFFVKGANQKFLDSMLAFAGGVMIAASYWSLLAPAIEMSSDGAVPSWIPAVVGFLLGGVLLLFIDRMLPALNTDRYLHDIKDNRAKNRTALLVFSMTLHNIPEGLAVGVAFGALASNVTESTLAGAMALAIGIGIQNFPEGTAVSMPLHRDGMGKKKSFMFGQFSGMVEPIAAVIGAFAVIAIEPILPYALSFAAGAMIFVVAKEIIPGSHEKGNVNLASISLMLGFAVMMTLDVALG
- a CDS encoding LysM peptidoglycan-binding domain-containing protein, producing MQIHVVKSGESLWGIARSYRSDMNQIILLNQLENPDVLVVGQALVIPEGGREYVVQAGDSLWAIAQRFGISVQQLAEFNQISDPSLIFIGDLLVLPYFPHTVQPGDSVWSLSQRYGISAERMIQVNGLTNPSLLYVGQTLYIPRKPRPVKEINAYTTRTSAAGRNEVLALGRNFTYLSPFTYGVREDGSITEMNEESVLQAAKANNVAPLMVLTNFTNGSFSSDKAAAILRNPDLQETLITNILAKMEEKGYTGLNIDFEYVYPEDRENYNNFLRRVVARLRPAGYTVSTAVAPKIKADQQGLLYEAHDYPAHGEILDFVVIMTYEWGWAGGRPWAIAPINKVREVLDYAVTAIPRDKIMMGVPLYGRDWKIPWVEGTFARTVSPKEAVQLAAKYGVEIQYDETYQSPYFRYRDESGQDHEVWFEDARSMQVKYDAITNYGLRGGSYWVLGNPFPQNWPVLRDNFTVRKV